The following is a genomic window from Chloroflexota bacterium.
CACCAGTGCCGGCCGTTCCCGACGGCCGTCGCGCAGCGACGGCATGACGGTAGGCGGGGACTTCAGTCCCCGACCGCCCGTTCCATGATGCTTCGGATACACCAATGAACATGCAATCGCCCTGTGAGGCAATGCCGTTCGCACCGGGCCGTGAACGCTCGGAGGATCGTTTACCCGGGTTAGCAGATCAACCCTGGAGCGTCGAGCTTCTCACGAGTAGACTCGGTTTGGACGCCCATTTTGGGGCGTCGTGTGCACGGTTCGACCTGGAGGGCAGCATGCCCACTTCGTCACCCGGCCGCTGGAACGCGTCTCGCCGAGCAGCCCCTGACCGCCAGCCGCCCCACCAGCCGGCCCGCTGGTCGCGTCGTTCGACGCCCGCGATGTCCTCGGAGCCGGCGCGGCGTGGGCCGTCCCTGTACGAGCTGGTGCTGCGGGAGGCCATCGCCGTGCAGCACGGCCTGTCGCACGCCGAGCGCATGGAGCTGCATGCCTGTGACGGCTGCGGCAAGCCGTATCTGCTGGCCGGCTACTGGCAGCCGATCAGCGAGGAGGGCAGCATCGCCTGTCCACGTTGCGGCACGGAGGCGGCCACCTGGGAGGGCGCACGGGGGTACGTGGCGTACTGGCAGCGCGAGCCGGACGGCCTGGCGCGGTTCCGCGCGCCGCGCTGCGTGGCGTCCTGAGGACTCGACACCGCGGTCTCTGACAGCGAGCCGGGCCGAGCGGCGGACGGACGGCTCAGGCGGAGCGCACCAGCGAGACGATGCGGGGCCGGGTGATCGGGGCGGGGGTGGCCGCCAGCTCGCGGAGCTGGCTCATCACAGCACGGAACGCCACCGAGACGAACTCCAGCCGCTGGAGCAGCAGCTCAAGGTCGCGCATGGTCTCTTCGCCAAGCCCGGCGTCGTACTGGCCACGGCAGCGGCGCGCCTGCACGAGACACGCCGAGATGGTGGTGACGATCTCTTCGGGGCCGGCCGTCGGGATGTCGTCGGCGTCGGCGTCAAGGGCCATGACGCGGAGGCTGGGGCGCGCGGTGGCGGGAGCCGGGCTGGCGGGCAGGATCGCCAGCAACTCGGGCAGGAGCCGTTCGGTGGAGGCGATCGCCAGCTCGAGCGCCGCCACGATGCCTTCCAGCTCGGAGAGGGCCTGCTCGTAGCGCATGCGCTCGTGGAGCCGTCGCCCGAGATCGACGCCCAGCACGGCAACGCCGAGCGACTGAAGGATGTCGTCGTGGATCCGCGCGGCGACGGCCGCCGGCGTGGCGGCGCTGGCCGAGGCGGCGCCGGCCGAGGCGCTGGTCTCTTGCGGTGCGATCGCACTGGTCATCGCGGCGTTCCTACCCTTCGCCGTGCTGAACCTAGTTCTGGGAGCCAGCCGAGGCGGCCATCTCCAGCGGAGCGAGCCCGTGGGTGATGGCGTAGATCGCCGCCTGGGTGCGGTCCGCCACGTTGATCTTCTGGAAGAGGACGGAGAGCCGATTCTTGACGGTGCTCTCGGCCAGCACCATTTTGGTGGCGATCTCCTTGTTGGAGCGGCCCGAGGCGACCAGCTGCAGGATCTGCATCTCGGTCTCGGTGAGCTGGCCCAGGCCGTCCTCGACTTCGAGCTTGGTCGCCATGCGGCGGAACTCGGAGAGCACCTTGCCAGCCAGCGATGGCGCGATGACGGAGCCGCCGGCCGCCGCCGCGCGCACCGCACCGACAACCTGGTCCGCGCCGGAGGTCTTGAGGATGTACCCGACCGCGCCAGCCTGGAGCGCCTGGAAAAGGTGGCCGTCCTGGCTGTGCATGGTCAGCATGACGATTTTGAACCACGGGGACTGGCGCAGCAGCTGGCGCGTGGCGGAGATGCCGTCCACAAGGCCCATGCTCACGTCCATCAGGATGACATCCGGCTGAAGCTCCTGCGCCATGCGCTGGACTTCCAGACCGTCACTGGCCTCGCCGACAACCTGAATGTCCAGCTCGGCCTCGAGCAATCGGCGGACACCCTGCCGCAGCAGCTGGTGATCGTCTGCGAGAAGCACCCTGATCATGTCCCGTGGCCCTCTTTCTAGCATCGGTGTCAGTACGGCGGTACTGTCGCCGTGCTCGACAAGTAAACGGGATGACCCCTATCGGCGGTGACGGCCAAAAGTTTAGGTTTTTCTGTCCATTTCGCTGAAATTGGGCAAAACTCGTCGCGGAATGGCCCGGCGTACCCGGAAAAGGCCCAAAACCGGGGTACCAGGGTACCGATCTGGGGCGGACAACCGTGCTGACGGCCACTGGGGCCGACCCAAAACGACCGTGGCGGGCGTTAGCTAGGGCAGATCGCGGACGACGCCGGCGAGTGGGAGCATTCCCCGTGTGTGTGCGCGAGCGCCCGACTGTCAGGATGCCGCGTGCATCCAGGATGCCGCGTGCATCCCGGGCGCATCCAGATCCTGGTTTCCGTACCTGAGAGGAGCGCGCCTCGTGACTGTTTCACCCGCCGTCGATGCCTGGGAGGCGGTACGCCACATCGTCGGCGACCGCATGCGCGAGCGTGAGCTGAACGTCGGACCGTTCCTCGCGGATCAGTTGTTCAATGCGCCTCGGCACCTGCTGTTCGTGCTGTCCCGCTACAAGTTCGCCGCCCGGCTGCTGCCGCCGCTGGAGACGGTGGACGTGCTGGAGCTTGGCTGTGGCGAGGGCTTCGGCGCGCTGATGCTGGCCGAGCGCGGCCACCGCGTCCTGGGCGTGGACGCCGACCGCGCGGCCATCGAGATCGCGCAGAAGAGCTTCGGCGCGCCGAACCGCCGCTTCGAGGTGGCCGACTTCCTGGGCCGGCGCTTCGGGACGTTCCGGGCGGTGGTCAGCCTCGACGTGATCGAGCACATCCCGGTCGAGCTGGAAGATGCCTACTTCCGTACCATCACCTCGAATCTCGGGCCAGACGGGATGTGCATCGTCGGGACGCCGAACGAGACGGCCTCGGCGTACGCCTCGCCGCAGAGCCAGGCCGGCCACGTCAACCTGTACACCGCCGAGCGGCTGGTGGCTGCCACCAGCCGCTACTTCCAGAACGTCTTCGTGTTCGGCATGAACGACGAGGTGGTGCACACCGGCTTCTACCCGATGAGCCACTACCTGTTCGTGCTGGGGACCGGCAAGCGCACGATGCCGCTGGAGCCGTTCAGCCCGCGCGACTGACCCCCGGCAAGAAGATCGAGAGGAACGGGGCCGCCTTGACCAGTCCACACTGGTCGGGGCGGCCCCGTTTCGGCATGCTCCGGCCTGGGCGCGTCGCATTTCGTCGCGGCGGGCCACCAGCGGGGATACTTTAGGAGCAGCCTCGTGACCTTCACATTCCAGGCCATGCGTGGGGCTTGACGGTGCGTATGGGTGACGGAGGCTCCGATGCTGGAGACGGTCGGTGAGGCACGCTCCGCTGCCACGGCAGGCCCGGTTGAGCCATTCACGACGCCCGTCCCAGACCAGGGTGACGGGTCCGGGCCACAGTAGACTCGCCGAGCCGACCGCGCGGGCGGCGCATACTGCGCGATCTCTGAGGCGATCTCGTCGCCCGCTTGTGCGTGTGCCTCTTGTGCGTGTGCCTCACGACCTGGGAGGGGCGCTGTGCTGACGCCACACGCTCGGAGCGCAGCTCGGGCGGCTATCGCGAGTGCGTCAGCGTGTGGCTTGCGGGCCGACGACGTGGTCGTATTGCAGGACTCGGACAAGCTCACCCTGCGCCTGTTGCCCTGTGACACCGTTGCGCGGGTTGCCCGGGTTGGCGAGCAGGTGGCCGCGTTCGAAGTCGAGCTTGTGCAGCAGCTTGCAGCAACGGGAAGCCCCGTCGTCGCCCTTGACCCACGGGTGGAGCCACGGGTCTACGTGCGTGACGGCTTCGCAGTCACGTTCTGGACCTACCACGAACCTGTGTCCGCCCTGGAAATCGCGCCTGCCGAGTACGCAGACGCCCTCAGGCGGCTGCACGCTGGGATGCGGCAGGTCGACATGGCGACGCCGCACGTCACGGACCGAGTCGCGCAGGCACGGTCGCTCGTCGCGGACCGCAGCCGGACGCCTGGCCTCTCCGATGCCGACCGCGCATTCCTCGGCGACACGCTGCGAACCATGAGCCGCCAGATCCAGGACCGTGGTGCTCCCGAGCAGCTCCTGCACGGCGAGCCGCATCCCGGCAACGTGCTCAGCACGAAGGATGGGCTCCTGTTCATCGACTTCGAGACGTGTTGCCGAGGGCCGGTCGAGTTCGACATCGCGCATGCGCCCGAAGAGGTGGGCAGGCAGTACCCGAATACTGACCGAGCGCTCCTGCGCCAATGCCGGGCGCTCGTGCTGGCGATGGTTACCACGTGGCGGTGGAATCGAGACGACCGGCTGCCGAACGGGCGACGCCTCGCTCGGGAGTGGCTCAGCAAGCTGCGCGCGATGATGGACGGCGACGCTCGCTGATCGCGCGCGCGTCGAGCCGGCCCGCCAGATCGAATTGCTGCGGACCATGCAGCGGATTCGGCGCTTCGAGGAGCGGGCCGAGGAGCTGTATCTCGGCGGTGAGCTGCCGGGCTTCATCCACCTGTCCATCGGGCAGGAGGCCTGCGCGGCCGGCGCCTGCGCCGCCCTCGGCACCGACGACTACATCACCAGCACCCATCGTGGGCACGGCCACTGCGTCGCCAAGGGCGCGCCGCTCGACCGCATGATGGCCGAGCTGTACGCCAAGGTCACCGGCTCCTGTAAGGGGAAGGGCGGCAGCATGCACATCGCCGATTTCTCGGTGGGGATGCTCGGGGCGAACGGCGTGGTCGGCGGCGGCGCGAACCTGGCTGTCGGCGCGACCATCGCGGCGCGGCTGCGTGGATCGGATCAGATCGCCCTCTGCTTCTTCGGGGATGGCGCATCGAATCGCGGCCCCGTCCACGAGGCGATGAACCTCGCCGCCGTCTGGAACTTGCCCGTGATCTTCTTCTGCGAGAACAACCAGTGGGCCTCGACTACCTCCGTGAAGTCGGTGATGAAGATCGAGGACGTTGCAGATCGGGCGGCCGGCTACGGGATGCCCGGTGTGGTGGTGGACGGCAACGACGTGCTGGCCGTCTACACCGCTGTCAGCGCCTGGGTCGAGCGAGTCCGAAACGGCGGCGGCCCGGTCCTGATCGAGGCCAAGACGTACCGGATGCGCGGGCACTTCGTGGGCGATCCGCAAGTGTACCGCGACGCTGCCGAGGTCCAGGCCCAGCGCGCCAACGACCCGATCCAGCGGCTGGAGTGGCGGCTGCTGGCCGAGGGGCGGCTCGACGAGGCCGGGCTGGCCCGCCTCAAGGACGAGGTCGAGGCCGAGCTGGCGGCAGCGGTGCAGTTCGGGCGGGAGAGCCCCCTCCCGGAGCCCGAGGCTGCGCTCGAAGACCTCTACGCGACGCCGCTGCCTGGCGGCGTCCGACCATGACCGACATGACCTTCACCGAGGCGACCATTGCCGCGATGCAGGAGGAGATGCGGCGCGATCCGCTGGTCTTCGCGATCGGCGAGGACATGGCGCTCCAGGGCGGCGTCTTCGGGCAGTTCAAGGGCCTCCCCGAAGAGTTCGGCGTCCACCGCGTGCTCGATACGCCGATCTCCGAGACGGCCATCGTCGGGGCGGCGGTCGGCGCGGCGCTGTGCGGCGCGCGGCCGGTGGTGGACATGCACTTCGCGGACTTCATCACCACGGCGATGGACGAGGTCGTGTCCCAGGCGGCCAAGGCTCGCTACATGTTCGGCGGGCAGTGCTGCGTGCCGATGGTGCTGCGGATGCCGGACGGCGCGATCAACTCGGCGGCCGGCCACCACTCGGCCAGCGTCGAAGCGTGGCTGTTGCACACCCCGGGCGTCAAACTGGTGGTGCCGAGCACGCCGGCCGATGCCAAGGGGCTGCTCAAGAGCGCCATCCGCGACGACGATCCGGTCCTCTACTTCGAGCACAAGTCGCTGTTCAAGATGCGCGGCGAGGTGCCGGACGGCGAGCACATCGTGCCGCTCGGCGTGGCGGCCGTCCGCCGCTCGGGCACGGACGTGACGATCCTCAGCTACTCGCAGATGGTGTATCGGTGCCTGGATGCCGCCGCGCAGCTTGCCGAGGCCGGCATCTCGGCCGAGGTCGTCGACCTGCGCAGCCTGCGCCCGCTCGACTGGGACACGATTGCCACCTCGGTGCGGAAGACGCACCGGGTGGTGGTGGCCCACGAGGCGGTACGGACG
Proteins encoded in this region:
- a CDS encoding response regulator transcription factor is translated as MIRVLLADDHQLLRQGVRRLLEAELDIQVVGEASDGLEVQRMAQELQPDVILMDVSMGLVDGISATRQLLRQSPWFKIVMLTMHSQDGHLFQALQAGAVGYILKTSGADQVVGAVRAAAAGGSVIAPSLAGKVLSEFRRMATKLEVEDGLGQLTETEMQILQLVASGRSNKEIATKMVLAESTVKNRLSVLFQKINVADRTQAAIYAITHGLAPLEMAASAGSQN
- a CDS encoding class I SAM-dependent methyltransferase; this encodes MRERELNVGPFLADQLFNAPRHLLFVLSRYKFAARLLPPLETVDVLELGCGEGFGALMLAERGHRVLGVDADRAAIEIAQKSFGAPNRRFEVADFLGRRFGTFRAVVSLDVIEHIPVELEDAYFRTITSNLGPDGMCIVGTPNETASAYASPQSQAGHVNLYTAERLVAATSRYFQNVFVFGMNDEVVHTGFYPMSHYLFVLGTGKRTMPLEPFSPRD
- a CDS encoding phosphotransferase — translated: MLTPHARSAARAAIASASACGLRADDVVVLQDSDKLTLRLLPCDTVARVARVGEQVAAFEVELVQQLAATGSPVVALDPRVEPRVYVRDGFAVTFWTYHEPVSALEIAPAEYADALRRLHAGMRQVDMATPHVTDRVAQARSLVADRSRTPGLSDADRAFLGDTLRTMSRQIQDRGAPEQLLHGEPHPGNVLSTKDGLLFIDFETCCRGPVEFDIAHAPEEVGRQYPNTDRALLRQCRALVLAMVTTWRWNRDDRLPNGRRLAREWLSKLRAMMDGDAR
- a CDS encoding thiamine pyrophosphate-dependent dehydrogenase E1 component subunit alpha, with amino-acid sequence MQRIRRFEERAEELYLGGELPGFIHLSIGQEACAAGACAALGTDDYITSTHRGHGHCVAKGAPLDRMMAELYAKVTGSCKGKGGSMHIADFSVGMLGANGVVGGGANLAVGATIAARLRGSDQIALCFFGDGASNRGPVHEAMNLAAVWNLPVIFFCENNQWASTTSVKSVMKIEDVADRAAGYGMPGVVVDGNDVLAVYTAVSAWVERVRNGGGPVLIEAKTYRMRGHFVGDPQVYRDAAEVQAQRANDPIQRLEWRLLAEGRLDEAGLARLKDEVEAELAAAVQFGRESPLPEPEAALEDLYATPLPGGVRP
- a CDS encoding alpha-ketoacid dehydrogenase subunit beta, producing the protein MTDMTFTEATIAAMQEEMRRDPLVFAIGEDMALQGGVFGQFKGLPEEFGVHRVLDTPISETAIVGAAVGAALCGARPVVDMHFADFITTAMDEVVSQAAKARYMFGGQCCVPMVLRMPDGAINSAAGHHSASVEAWLLHTPGVKLVVPSTPADAKGLLKSAIRDDDPVLYFEHKSLFKMRGEVPDGEHIVPLGVAAVRRSGTDVTILSYSQMVYRCLDAAAQLAEAGISAEVVDLRSLRPLDWDTIATSVRKTHRVVVAHEAVRTGGVGAELAAQIGEELFDELDGPVIRVAAHDVPMPFSPPLEKFVLPGAAQVVAAVRRLL